In Deltaproteobacteria bacterium, a single window of DNA contains:
- the ftsW gene encoding putative lipid II flippase FtsW, with protein MWDENTVRRQHFDYPLLLTVLLLTGLGLTMVFSASAVFSQEKYGDGLFFLKKTAFSAAIGFAMMGIAIRIPYFYLKKVVYPLLMISLCFSMLILFSSLGVSMGGAKRWLHLGPLTFQPSELGKIAIVIFMAYSLEKKTEKMEKFSVGIAPNIIIPGLITVFVLLGKDLGSACVMMSAILCMLYLGGAQWKHLAWLSLAGVPLLYKLIAGEGYRMKRILAFLNPWGDRYGAGFQVIQSLLAFNEGGFSGKGLGAGQQKLFYLPEAHTDFIFSVLGEELGLLGVLFTIGLFLFFCYRGLKIANEAPDLFGRYLVYGVVILIGVQSLLNMGVVMGLLPTKGLVLPFIGYGGSALVTTLLAVGILLNVSTYQKADTPPMYTVGGRHKT; from the coding sequence ATGTGGGATGAAAATACAGTCAGGCGTCAGCATTTTGATTATCCCTTGTTGCTAACGGTCCTTTTGTTGACAGGGCTTGGGCTAACAATGGTTTTCAGCGCCTCTGCGGTTTTTTCACAGGAGAAATATGGGGATGGACTTTTCTTTTTGAAAAAGACCGCTTTCTCTGCGGCCATTGGGTTCGCAATGATGGGAATTGCCATTCGCATTCCCTATTTTTATTTGAAAAAAGTTGTCTATCCTCTTTTGATGATCAGTTTGTGTTTTAGCATGTTGATTCTTTTTTCCAGTTTGGGCGTCAGCATGGGGGGAGCCAAGCGCTGGTTGCATTTGGGGCCTCTCACGTTTCAGCCTTCGGAACTTGGAAAAATTGCGATCGTTATTTTTATGGCCTACTCTCTTGAGAAAAAAACAGAGAAGATGGAAAAATTTTCGGTTGGTATTGCTCCGAACATTATTATTCCGGGCCTCATTACCGTTTTTGTTCTGCTCGGAAAAGATTTGGGTTCTGCCTGTGTCATGATGAGTGCCATTCTTTGCATGCTCTATCTGGGTGGGGCCCAGTGGAAACATTTGGCGTGGCTTTCTTTGGCGGGAGTTCCTCTTCTCTATAAATTAATTGCGGGAGAAGGGTACCGGATGAAACGGATACTCGCTTTTTTAAATCCGTGGGGAGACCGCTACGGCGCCGGTTTTCAGGTGATTCAATCTCTGCTGGCTTTCAATGAGGGTGGGTTTTCGGGAAAAGGTTTGGGTGCCGGACAACAAAAACTTTTTTATCTTCCCGAAGCGCACACAGATTTTATTTTTTCCGTTTTGGGAGAAGAGCTGGGACTCTTGGGTGTTTTATTTACCATCGGTCTTTTTCTCTTTTTTTGTTACCGTGGTTTGAAAATTGCGAATGAAGCGCCTGATCTTTTCGGTCGCTATCTGGTTTACGGTGTTGTGATTCTGATTGGAGTGCAGAGTCTCCTGAACATGGGAGTGGTGATGGGTCTTTTGCCCACAAAGGGTTTAGTTTTGCCCTTCATCGGTTACGGTGGTTCCGCGTTGGTAACAACATTATTGGCGGTGGGAATTTTGCTCAATGTTTCAACGTATCAGAAGGCGGATACCCCACCAATGTATACAGTGGGGGGGAGACATAAAACGTGA